Genomic window (Megamonas funiformis):
ATTTATCTAATGTAGGGGATATATGCAATCTAAGACTGTCTTTGTAGCTGTTTATAGTTGTTGGAGATACATCATCAGATTTTATTTTTAACCATTCATCAGCCCATTCTTTGAATGTAGGCATTAATATTTCTTTGCCATTATCTAATTTAACACGATTTAATTCTCGTTGTACTTCTTCTTCTGTATAACCATATACATATACACGGCGTTTTTCATTCGTCAATGGGTCCGTAAGCATAACGGAAGATTGATATCGTCCATCTTTTCGTTTTTTCATAAATATCATGACCTTTCAATAATTATATCTATTAAATTATAACTAAAAAGTTATTGACTATTAATAACTTTTTAGTTATAATGAATGTGTAAAGGAGATGAGGAAATGCCTACAATATGTATGTTTAGAGGTATTAAAATTTTTATTAATTGGAGAGAACACAGACCACCACATTTTCACGCTACATATGGTGGAGATGAGGTTATCATTTTAATTAATGAATTAGAAGTTTTAGAAGGTGCAATTCCTAGTAAACAATTAAAAATGCTTTTAGGTTGGGCAGCTTTTCATCAAGAAGAGTTAAAAGAAAACTGGGAACTAGCTGAAAAAAATCAAGAGTTGTTTTCAATAGAGCCATTAAAATAATGGCTCTATTCTTTAAATCATGAGGTGATTTAATATGAAAAAAGATGTAAATTATTATTTATCCTTAGGGCTTGATGAAGCAATGGCTAAATACTATGCTTCTGGAAGAAAAAAAATTATAGATGTTAAAGCTAATGAAAATTATACACTTGTAATTACTTTTAATAACGGGGAAAAGCGTTTGATGGATTGTAAGACATTTATAAAAGACAATACTGTATTTGCAATATTGAAAGATTACAACGTATTTAAGCGTGTATATGTAGATAGTACACATTCTATTTCATGGGATAAAGACCCTAATATAGATAGTGAAAAAGTATGGAGTAATAAAATAGATTTATGTCCAGATAGTAGTTATGTTGATAGTATTCCAATAGAAGGTTAATAGCATGAATGATATTAAAATAAATAATTTACGTATAGCAATAATTAATGAATTAATAAGAGCTAGAGAGGAACAAGGAATAAGTCAAAAAAAGCTGGAAGAGCTTAGCGGAGTAAAACAGCCTGTTATTGCTCGTATTGAAAAAGGTAAATCTATTCCTAATACAGATACACTCGTAAAATTACTTACACCATTAGGTAAAAAACTGGTTATTGTTCCGCTAGAAACAGTAAAAAATACTAAATAAGATTAAAGCCACTGTGATTTTAAATCATGGTGGCTTTTTTATTTTTATTTAAATTTATCTTTATTATTTTGATACCATTCTTCTATTTCTGGTTGTGATTGTGGATTTTTTAACCAATCTTTTAAATTTTTGACAAAATCATCTGTATTATTTTGGGATTTTGTTTTAAAAGAAAAACCTCCAAACATTGAATGTAATTCATGTTCCTTTTTTGAGGTAAGTATATAATCTGGTTTTAGTTCAGTAAAATCAATCGTTTTGCCATTTAAGTATGTTTTTATAATATAAGCTATTGTTTCAGCTTTGTAATAAGAAAATGGTAATTTAGGAAGAAATTCGTCTAACACAGCTAATATAAATGTATCAAAATTTGTATAAAGAATATTTGACGCTATGGCATTTTTGTGTATTTCAGATACATAAGAATCAGTAAAATAATTTCTTTTATAATCAGTAATATGAGGGCAATTTTTCTTTAATTCTTTACACCCAGATAAATGTAATGCTATAAATTGAATAAATCGTTGAAGGGCTTCTTTACTATCTCCATTTTTCGACATATATATAGCTTCATTTGATAAAATTCCCCATAAACCTGTGAAAGAAAAATCCTTATTCTGAAAAGATTCTTCAATTTGATGATTACATATAGTATATAAAATTTCTTTAGTTGTTATATTAGGATTTTGTTTTTTTAGTAAGTTTCTATATTCCTCAATAATAGCTATAGAAAAATCAAAATAATTGTTATTAATTAAATAAATTTCATATTGTGATAATGTATTTTTACCTTGTTCAGTTAATATATAAAAGGAATTTTTAATATAATATTGTAATTCTTCTTGTTTAAAGTTAGAAAATATTCTTTCTAATAAAATAGATTTTTTCCCTGAAACTTTAAGTTGTTTTGATTTTAAAATATTTTTTAACTCTGGTATAGTTAAGAATTCCAATTCTTCATATAAAGTTGATTTTCTTAAATATCCATTAGTTATTAACTTTTTTAATGTACTTTTATAATCACTGCCAATCTCTGATAATTTATAATCTGGCAATGTTGTATCAATAGGTCTGTTATAAAAGTAGTCTAAAGCAAATACTTCTTTTAGTGATAACGGTTTATATATTGAAGTATTATTCATATTTTGTTCCTTTCTTTATACATAATAACTTGAAATTTCTCTCAAGCATATTAGCTATGCTTTTTGTCTAGATTCTTGTTCATTTTCCATAACAATATCATATTCAGCTTCAATACGTGCTTCAATTTTTAATTTTCTTGCTTCCGGTAAGGCTCTAAATTTTTCTAATAAATTTGATTCACGTTCATTTATATTGTTTTCAATAGATACTTCTTCTAAAGTGTATTTCTCTTCTAGATTTTTTTTAACATCAGTTAAACCAATAATGTAATTTAAATCCATATTGTGATACCTTGCATATGCAGATAAAAATATATTACTTGGTTGTGCTTTTCCACTTTCCCAACGACTCATCATGCCACGAGTTATTTGTAGATTAAATGTTTTATTTAAAACATCAGCCTCTTCTTGCATTGTTAGTCCAGCAGATTCACGTAATTCTTTTAACCTTTTACCTGTAATGTTGTTTATATTTTCATTCATTTTTAACAACTCCTTTAACAAATTATATCATTTTTGTTCCTTTTCTACAACTTTTTTAATTTTTTATTAAAAAATGTATTGACTTAGGAACAAAAATGATGTATATTTAAATTGTTCCCAAAAAGAAACAAAAAGTGGAGGTAAAAATGAGATATTTAAAATTAAAATCATATTTCATTGCAAATGATATTAAATTTGACGTAATTGCTAAAGAATTAGGAATATCTAGAACAACATTATCAAAAAAGATAAATCGTTTTAAAGGAACAGATTTCAAGTTAGATGAAGTTAGAAAGATATGTAAATTATATAAAATAGACGCAAATGAATTTTTTTTGCTCTAATTGTTTCTTATAAGAAACAATATTGTAATTTATAGCCAAGATAAATTGGGTGGCAACCAAAATAAAATATTAAAAAGAGGAATAAAACAATGAACACTTATTACGAGGTAGAGGAATATATTTTTCCTATAAAAACAAAAGAAGAAGCTATGAAAATAGCTAAAAGAATTTCTAGTATGAGAAAAAAAGTCATTAGAATTTTAGAAATCTCTAATGGAATTGTAAAAGAAATAAAACTATAAAAAAGAAGGGGCGAATAAGTATGTTAACTAAAAAATTTAAATCTAATAAATTCTATGAAGTAACAAGATATATATTTAAATATGGTAATGAAACTGATGAACTCGACGCAAGTACAACGGTTTGGGATACTTTTGAAAAAGCTATTGCTTATATAGAAAGATATGCTACCGGCTTAAAATTTGCGAGTGCTTCTATTGAAGAAATAGTCGTTAACAAAGAAATAACTGCTGATGATTATAAACATGGCGATTATGAATATGTATCTACTCAAAAAATTTATGATGTAACTGATGATTGTGTTGAAGATTTTACAAAAGAAAAAATTTGCTACTTTGAAAAATCTGAACAAGTTGATGAAACGATAGAAGAAAAATCTGAATCAGTAACCGAAGAAGTTTATAAAATTTTCCAAGTAGATGAAGGTACTGCATGGTGTATAGAAGCAAAAACTTTAGCAGAAGCTAAAGAAATTGCTAAGAAATATAAAGGTCATATTGTTATAAAAAAAGGGCTTAAGATTGTGGCTGAATTTAATAATATTGATGATGAAAAAGAATATAAGATTTGTTTTGGTAATGATAGAACATTTGGTGTTCAGACTGTAGGCTTACAGTCAGCTTTAGAGTTAGGACAATCTTATGCAAAAAACCATATTGGCGAAAAGATAGTTATAATCGACGAAGATAAAAATATAGTGAAAGAATTTTTTGAAGAAAAGAAAGCACTTGTAAAAAGTAATATTAAAGCTAAAACAAATTTAAAATCTAGGTATTTAACTAAAAAAGCGTGGGATAATTCACATCAAGATTTTACATCTTGGGCTAATGCTGAAGATATTGTTGATGAGGAAATAGTGCAACATTTTAGGGACTGTGTTTCTCCAGTAGCTTATGACGCAATGTATTTACAATGTGGAGAACCATATAAACATGGAGCTAATCCTAAAACAGGAAAATGGGAGCCAGCATTTATAACTTTTGCTAGAGAGCTTGGTTCGTGGGTATATAAAGGAATTTGTTTTTATAGAGAATATGAGGACGTTGGTTAACTATGGAATTAGAAATAAATATACCAATTTGGCGAAAAATTCTTTTAACTCCAAGTGAGGCGACTGAATTATTTGGATTACCTGCCCAATTTTTTAG
Coding sequences:
- a CDS encoding DUF4160 domain-containing protein gives rise to the protein MPTICMFRGIKIFINWREHRPPHFHATYGGDEVIILINELEVLEGAIPSKQLKMLLGWAAFHQEELKENWELAEKNQELFSIEPLK
- a CDS encoding DUF2442 domain-containing protein → MKKDVNYYLSLGLDEAMAKYYASGRKKIIDVKANENYTLVITFNNGEKRLMDCKTFIKDNTVFAILKDYNVFKRVYVDSTHSISWDKDPNIDSEKVWSNKIDLCPDSSYVDSIPIEG
- a CDS encoding helix-turn-helix domain-containing protein, producing the protein MNDIKINNLRIAIINELIRAREEQGISQKKLEELSGVKQPVIARIEKGKSIPNTDTLVKLLTPLGKKLVIVPLETVKNTK
- a CDS encoding SAP domain-containing protein; this translates as MNNTSIYKPLSLKEVFALDYFYNRPIDTTLPDYKLSEIGSDYKSTLKKLITNGYLRKSTLYEELEFLTIPELKNILKSKQLKVSGKKSILLERIFSNFKQEELQYYIKNSFYILTEQGKNTLSQYEIYLINNNYFDFSIAIIEEYRNLLKKQNPNITTKEILYTICNHQIEESFQNKDFSFTGLWGILSNEAIYMSKNGDSKEALQRFIQFIALHLSGCKELKKNCPHITDYKRNYFTDSYVSEIHKNAIASNILYTNFDTFILAVLDEFLPKLPFSYYKAETIAYIIKTYLNGKTIDFTELKPDYILTSKKEHELHSMFGGFSFKTKSQNNTDDFVKNLKDWLKNPQSQPEIEEWYQNNKDKFK
- a CDS encoding helix-turn-helix domain-containing protein, which gives rise to MLKELLKMNENINNITGKRLKELRESAGLTMQEEADVLNKTFNLQITRGMMSRWESGKAQPSNIFLSAYARYHNMDLNYIIGLTDVKKNLEEKYTLEEVSIENNINERESNLLEKFRALPEARKLKIEARIEAEYDIVMENEQESRQKA
- a CDS encoding helix-turn-helix domain-containing protein, with the protein product MRYLKLKSYFIANDIKFDVIAKELGISRTTLSKKINRFKGTDFKLDEVRKICKLYKIDANEFFLL